In the Vanessa cardui chromosome 10, ilVanCard2.1, whole genome shotgun sequence genome, one interval contains:
- the LOC124533237 gene encoding fatty acid-binding protein 2-like, producing the protein MAYVGKTYKFQKHENFSEFLTHVGVPADKADFLLSAKPSQKLEKDGDNYTLTTIDASTKELKFKDGVEFEETITPEIKAKTTFTVSGDVVTQVQKFEDGRSITLKRVYSGDQLVVEITVTGWDNVARRYYSAA; encoded by the exons atggcGTACGTTGGTAAAACTTACAAATTCCAAAAACACGAGAACTTCAGTGAATTCCTGACACATGTCG GCGTCCCAGCTGACAAAGCTGACTTCTTGCTGTCGGCCAAACCATCACAGAAGCTTGAAAAGGATGGAGACAACTACACCTTGACTACCATTGACGCTTCGACCAAGGAATTGAAGTTCAAGGATGGAGTTGAATTTGAAGAAACTATCACTCCTGAAATCAAA GCAAAGACAACATTCACAGTTTCTGGTGATGTCGTGACCCAAGTACAAAAATTCGAGGATGGACGCAGTATCACCCTCAAACGAGTATACAGTGGTGACCAGCTTGTTGTG gaaATCACGGTAACTGGCTGGGACAATGTTGCCCGCAGATACTACTCTGCCGCGTAA
- the LOC124533255 gene encoding fatty acid-binding protein, muscle-like isoform X2 produces the protein MDKYLGIKYKLKSSDNFEDYLKFIEVGLLSRKIVTSLYPVCVLTKNEDGSYTMTMTTAVRKVVTTFRLGEEFVEERPDGVKVKSVMHVEGDSLVQVQIEQNGRKSTHIRKFTDTQLTVTTTAEGWNGTCIRIYESVE, from the exons ATGGATAAATATcttggtataaaatataaattgaagagTTCGGATAATTTCGAGGACTATCTAAAATTTATtg agGTGGGCTTATTATCTCGTAAGATCGTGACTTCTTTGTACCCTGTCTGCGTTTTGACGAAGAATGAAGACGGTTCCTATACAATGACTATGACTACCGCTGTACGGAAAGTAGTTACGACCTTTCGACTTGGCGAAGAGTTCGTCGAAGAAAGACCAGACGGAGTAAag gtTAAGTCGGTGATGCACGTGGAAGGCGACAGTCTTGTTCAAGTGCAAATAGAACAAAACGGTAGAAAATCCACACATATCAGAAAGTTCACTGACACCCAACTTACTGTG aCAACAACAGCTGAAGGATGGAACGGAACATGTATACGAATATATGAATCAGTTGAATAA
- the LOC124533255 gene encoding fatty acid-binding protein, muscle-like isoform X1, translating to MDMDKYLGIKYKLKSSENFEEYLNFMEVGLLSRKIVTSLYPVCVLTKNEDGSYTMTMTTAVRKVVTTFRLGEEFVEERPDGVKVKSVMHVEGDSLVQVQIEQNGRKSTHIRKFTDTQLTVTTTAEGWNGTCIRIYESVE from the exons ATGGATATGGATAAATATcttggtataaaatataaattgaagagTTCGGAAAATTTCGAGGAATATCTCAACTTTAtgg agGTGGGCTTATTATCTCGTAAGATCGTGACTTCTTTGTACCCTGTCTGCGTTTTGACGAAGAATGAAGACGGTTCCTATACAATGACTATGACTACCGCTGTACGGAAAGTAGTTACGACCTTTCGACTTGGCGAAGAGTTCGTCGAAGAAAGACCAGACGGAGTAAag gtTAAGTCGGTGATGCACGTGGAAGGCGACAGTCTTGTTCAAGTGCAAATAGAACAAAACGGTAGAAAATCCACACATATCAGAAAGTTCACTGACACCCAACTTACTGTG aCAACAACAGCTGAAGGATGGAACGGAACATGTATACGAATATATGAATCAGTTGAATAA